One window of Canis lupus baileyi chromosome 21, mCanLup2.hap1, whole genome shotgun sequence genomic DNA carries:
- the LOC140613423 gene encoding olfactory receptor 5M5 — translation MLTAKKMVRGNSTLVTEFVLLGLTDRPELQPILFVLFLLIYLITVCGNLGMLVLIKIDSRLHTPMYFFLASLSCLDLCYSTNVTPKMLVNFLSEKKTISYAACLVQCYFFIAMVITEYYMLAVMAYDRYMAICNPLLYSSKMSRGVCIRLIVGPYVYGFLSGLMETMWTYRLTFCGSNIINHFYCADPPLIQLSCSDTFIKETSMFVVAGFNLSNSLLIILISYIFILIAILKMHSAEGRHKAFSTCGSHLVAVTVFYGTLFCMYVRPPTDKSVEQSKIIAVFYTFVSPMLNPIIYSLRNKNVKQAFWKLIKRNVLLK, via the coding sequence ATGCTGACAGCTAAGAAAATGGTCAGAGGAAATTCCACCCTGGTGACTGAATTTGTTCTCTTGGGATTAACAGATCGTCCAGAGCTTCAGCCCATCCTTTTTGTGCTGTTCCTGCTGATCTACTTGATCACTGTGTGTGGGAACCTTGGGATGTTGGTCTTGATTAAGATAGACTCACGCCTCCACACTCCTATGTACTTCTTTCTTGCCAGTTTGTCCTGCTTGGACTTGTGCTATTCCACTAATGTGACTCCCAAGATGTTGGTGAATTTCTTATCAGAGAAGAAAACCATTTCCTATGCTGCTTGTTTAGTccagtgttatttttttattgccatGGTGATTACAGAATATTACATGCTGGCTGTAATGGCTTATGATAGGTACATGGCCATCTGTAACCCTTTGCTTTACAGCAGCAAGATGTCCAGAGGAGTCTGTATTCGCCTGATTGTTGGTCCATATGTCTATGGGTTCCTTAGTGGCCTGATGGAAACCATGTGGACCTACCGCTTGACCTTCTGTGGCTCCAATATTATTAATCACTTCTATTGCGCTGACCCTCCCCTCATCCAGCTCTCCTGCTCTGACACTTTCATTAAGGAGACATCCATGTTTGTGGTAGCAGGATTTAACCTCTCCAACTCCCTCCTCATAATCCTCATCTCCTACATCTTTATTCTCATTGCCATCCTGAAGATGCATTCTGCTGAAGGGAGGCACAAAGCCTTTTCCACCTGTGGATCCCATCTGGTGGCAGTGACTGTGTTTTATGGGACTCTGTTCTGCATGTATGTGAGACCTCCCACGGACAAGTCAGTGGAGCAGTCTAAAATTATTGCTGTTTTCTACACTTTTGTAAGCCCTATGTTGAATCCTATCATTTATAGTCTGAGGAACAAGAATGTGAAACAAGCTTTTTGGAAATTGATCAAAAGAAAtgtacttttgaaataa